In Pungitius pungitius chromosome 2, fPunPun2.1, whole genome shotgun sequence, a single window of DNA contains:
- the LOC134107153 gene encoding aspartate, glycine, lysine and serine-rich protein-like — protein MGAFWALIVAVLALWFTTGSGLPVGDTNEMRSNGPQRTMRDVSPNDPSIKKVLTLQQSHQSVFLKKSKEVQLETNKVAVKLSAVYLEVVEHAQNRGRKDSSNVGHNGTLGDDGGNAGNSTVGDDGNAGSSNGTLGDDGNSTVGDDGNAGNGTLGDNANAGNGTLGDDGNSTVDDGNACLDTL, from the exons atgggagcattttgggccttgattgttgctgtgctggctctctggtttaccacag gctctggtttgccggttggtgacacaaatgaaatgcgTAGCAATGGaccgcagaggacaatgagag AtgtgtctcctaatgacccCTCCATAAAGAAGGTCCTTACGCTTCAACAGTCCCATCAGTCTGTGTTCCTGAAGAAGTCAAAAGAAG TTCAACTGGAAACCAACAAAGTGGCAGTTAAGCTATCTGCCGTCTACCTGGAAGTTGTTGAACATGCGCAGAACAGAGGCCGCAAGGACAGCAGCAACGTGGGCCACAACGGCACATTAGGGGACGACGGCGGGAACGcgggcaacagcactgtgggcgacgacggcaacgcaggcagcagcaacggcaccctaggggacgacggaaACAGCACTGTGGgtgacgacggcaacgcaggcaacggcaccctaggggacaaCGCCAACGcaggcaacggcaccctaggggacgacggcaataGCACTgtggacgacggcaacgca tgtctggacACACTATAA